A single genomic interval of Rhodopseudomonas palustris harbors:
- the bchL gene encoding ferredoxin:protochlorophyllide reductase (ATP-dependent) iron-sulfur ATP-binding protein produces the protein MNILTDPNKLKTSGCADVNASKCAEGDGEGSVQVQLDPNLNIGTAKVFSIYGKGGIGKSTTSSNLSVAFSKLGKRVLQIGCDPKHDSTFTLTKKLMPTVIDVLESVNFHSEEVRPEDFVFEGYNGVMCVEAGGPPAGTGCGGYVVGQTVKLLKEHHLLEDTDVVIFDVLGDVVCGGFASPLQHSERAMIVAANDFDSIFAANRIAAAIQAKSKNYAVRLAGVIANRSRETDQIDKFGERTGIKRVAHLPDLDVIRKSRLKKMTLFEMDHTPEIEAVQNEYLRLATELWEAKEPPVQGKPLKDRDIFDLLGFD, from the coding sequence ATGAACATCCTGACTGATCCCAATAAGCTCAAGACCTCGGGCTGCGCCGACGTCAACGCGTCGAAATGCGCCGAGGGCGACGGCGAGGGCAGTGTCCAGGTCCAGCTCGACCCCAACCTCAACATCGGCACCGCCAAGGTGTTCTCGATCTACGGCAAGGGCGGCATCGGCAAGAGCACGACCTCGTCGAACCTGTCGGTGGCGTTCTCCAAGCTGGGCAAGCGCGTGCTGCAGATCGGCTGCGATCCGAAGCACGACTCCACCTTCACGCTCACCAAGAAGCTGATGCCGACGGTGATCGACGTCTTGGAGTCGGTGAACTTCCACTCCGAGGAGGTACGCCCCGAAGACTTCGTGTTCGAGGGCTACAACGGCGTGATGTGCGTCGAGGCAGGCGGTCCGCCGGCCGGCACCGGCTGCGGCGGCTACGTCGTCGGCCAGACCGTCAAGCTTTTGAAGGAGCACCACCTGCTCGAAGATACCGACGTGGTGATCTTCGACGTGCTCGGTGACGTGGTGTGCGGCGGCTTCGCCTCGCCGCTGCAGCATTCCGAGCGGGCGATGATCGTTGCCGCCAACGATTTCGATTCGATCTTCGCCGCCAACCGCATCGCCGCGGCGATCCAAGCGAAGTCGAAGAATTATGCCGTCCGTCTGGCGGGAGTGATTGCCAATCGCAGCCGCGAAACCGACCAGATCGACAAGTTCGGCGAGCGCACCGGCATCAAGCGCGTCGCGCATCTGCCGGATCTGGATGTCATCCGAAAGAGCCGTCTGAAAAAGATGACGCTTTTTGAGATGGATCACACCCCAGAAATTGAAGCTGTGCAAAATGAGTATCTTCGGCTCGCGACGGAATTGTGGGAGGCGAAGGAACCCCCGGTCCAGGGCAAGCCGCTGAAGGATCGCGACATCTTTGATCTCTTGGGATTTGATTGA